One Falco cherrug isolate bFalChe1 chromosome 11, bFalChe1.pri, whole genome shotgun sequence DNA window includes the following coding sequences:
- the AMMECR1L gene encoding AMMECR1-like protein has translation MGKRRCVPPLEPKLAAGCCGVKKPKLSGSGTHSHGNQATTVPGSSSGPLQNHQHTDGNNGRENVSDLTLGPGNSPITRMNPTSGALSPLTRPNGTANSTKNLVVTAEMCCYCFDVLYCHLYGFPQPRLPRFTNDPYPLFVTWKTGRDKRLRGCIGTFSAMNLHSGLREYTLTSALKDSRFPPLTREELPKLFCSVSLLTNFEDASDYLDWEVGIHGIRIEFINEKGVKRTATYLPEVAKEQDWDQIQTIDSLLRKGGFKAPITNDFRKTIKLTRYRSEKVTISYAEYMASRQHCFQNGTLHAPPLYNHYS, from the exons ATGGGAAAAAGACGCTGTGTTCCTCCACTTGAGCCCAAGCTGGCGGCTGGCTGTTGTGGGGTAAAGAAGCCCAAATTGTCTGGGAGTGGAACGCACAGTCATGGGAATCAGGCCACAACTGTACCAGGCTCCAGTTCAGGTCCTCTTCAGAACCACCAGCATACAGATGGGAATAATGGAAGGGAGAACGTATCTGACTTGACTTTGGGCCCAGGAAATTCTCCAATTACTCGAATGAATCCCacttcaggagctctgagcCCACTTACTCGGCCCAATGGAACTGCCAACAGCACCAAGAACCTGGTGGTGACAGCGGAGATGTGCTGCTACTGCTTTGATGTACTCTACTGTCATCTCTATGGTTTCCCTCAGCCACGACTTCCTCGATTTACCAATGACCCCTA tcCACTCTTTGTGACGTGGAAGACGGGGCGAGACAAGCGGCTTCGTGGCTGCATTGGGACCTTTTCAGCCATGAATCTTCACTCAGGACTCAGGGAATACACATTAACCAG tGCACTTAAGGACAGCCGATTTCCCCCCCTGACCCGCGAGGAGCTGCCCAAACTCTTCTGCTCTGTCTCCCTCCTCACTAACTTTGAGGATGCCAGTGACTACCTGGACTGGGAG GTTGGGATCCATGGGATCAGAATAGAGTTCATCAATGAGAAAGGTGTCAAACGCACAGCCACGTATTTACCTGAGGTTGCTAAGGAACAAG ACTGGGATCAGATCCAGACCATAGACTCCTTACTCAGGAAAGGTGGCTTTAAGGCTCCGATTACCAATGATTTTAGGAAAACGATTAAACTCACCAG GTACCGCAGTGAGAAGGTGACAATCAGTTATGCAGAATACATGGCTTCCCGTCAGCATTGTTTCCAGAATGGCACTCTTCATGCCCCCCCCCTCTACAATCATTACTCCTGA